A region from the Lycium barbarum isolate Lr01 chromosome 8, ASM1917538v2, whole genome shotgun sequence genome encodes:
- the LOC132607632 gene encoding probable LRR receptor-like serine/threonine-protein kinase At3g47570, with product MELGNLKKLQWLGLSQNEFTGSVPASIFNMSPLLFLSLSLNKFSGTLPSDLGRGMPILEYFLCGGNNLSGFISASISNSSRLKMLDLASNSFTAPIPESLGNLEYLELLNLKNNNFSSDLALSFLTSLTNCRNLRVILFGDNPLGGIFPASLGNFSDSLQVFEGSDCKLKGIISEEIGNLTGLIRMGLVNNELTGHSPRTVHGMLNIQQLYLQSNKIDGTIPDVVCRLKNLGALDLSGNQFSGSLPPCLGNVTSLRKLYLSYNRLNSRLPTSLGALRNLIEFNISSNFFSEKIPLEIGNLKAASLIDLSKNDFSGKIPSTLGGLDKLIKLSLAHNTLEGPIPESFSKMWALDFLDLSLEALVQSFLSNDALRGESRFNVKPCVTKSTEKSRRKQVLTCLYILLGIGSLLALAVGYMVLRLRNTKKNASQGDVSLVKGHERISYYELEQATEGFNESNLLGNGGFSMVYKGILKDGTVLAAKVFNVQLEGAFKSFDIECEIPRNLRHRNLTKVITSCSNLDFKALVLEYMFNETLDKWLYSHNLFLNLLQRLDIMTDVASAMDYLHNGYSTAVVHCDLKPSNVLLDQETLGHVSDFGIAKLLGEGEAFVQTRTIATIGYIAPEYGQDGIVSTNCDVYSFGILMMETFTRKKPSDEIFTENLSIQRWVSDSFPSEIHKVVDSNLVQPVDEQIDAKMQCLLSIMELALSCTLVTPDARISMEDALSTLKKIRLRLVSSRH from the exons ATGGAGCTAGGCAATCTCAAGAAACTACAGTGGCTAGGATTGTCACAAAACGAGTTTACTGGCTCTGTCCCTGCAAGTATTTTCAACATGTCACCACTGTTGTTCCTATCTCTTTCACTAAACAAGTTTTCAGGTACTCTACCTTCAGATTTAGGTCGTGGAATGCCCATCCTAGAATACTTTCTTTGTGGAGGAAATAATCTGAGTGGTTTTATCTCTGCTTCAATCTCAAATTCTTCAAGACTCAAAATGCTTGATCTCGCAAGCAATAGTTTCACAGCTCCAATTCCTGAATCACTTGGTAACTTAGAATACCTCGAGCTTCTTAACTTGAAGAATAATAATTTTTCCAGCGATTTAGCATTGAGCTTCCTTACTTCTTTGACAAACTGTAGGAATCTAAGAGTAATCTTGTTTGGTGATAATCCCTTGGGTGGTATTTTTCCTGCATCATTAGGGAATTTCTCTGACTCTCTACAGGTTTTTGAAGGATCAGATTGTAAACTTAAGGGCATCATTTCTGAAGAAATTGGTAATCTTACTGGTCTGATAAGGATGGGTCTGGTTAACAATGAGTTGACTGGACATAGTCCAAGAACTGTCCACGGCATGCTAAACATTCAACAACTTTACCTACAAAGCAACAAGATAGATGGAACCATACCAGATGTTGTCTGTCGTTTAAAGAATCTTGGTGCATTAGACTTGTCAGGAAATCAGTTTTCTGGTTCACTGCCACCATGCTTAGGGAATGTTACTAGTTTGAGGAAACTTTATCTATCTTACAACAGGCTGAATTCTAGATTACCTACAAGCTTGGGGGCCCTTCGCAATCTCATAGAATTCAATATTTCATCCAATTTTTTTAGTGAGAAAATTCCCCTTGAGATTGGAAACTTAAAGGCTGCATCACTCATTGATCTgtcaaaaaatgatttttctggTAAGATTCCTAGCACTCTAGGGGGTCTAGATAAATTGATTAAACTTTCTCTAGCACATAATACATTAGAGGGGCCTATTCCGGAATCATTTAGCAAAATGTGGGCCTTGGATTTCTTGGATCTGTCATTAGAAGCTCTTGT TCAATCTTTCCTGTCCAATGATGCACTTCGTGGTGAATCCCGATTTAATGTGAAACCATGCGTAACCAAATCTACAGAGAAGTCAAGAAGAAAACAAGTGCTTACATGTTTATATATTCTGTTAGGGATTGGATCACTCCTCGCGTTAGCCGTTGGATATATGGTGCTAAGATTGAGAAACACAAAGAAGAATGCAAGTCAAGGAGATGTGTCTCTAGTAAAAGGGCATGAAAGAATTTCCTATTATGAACTTGAACAGGCAACAGAAGGATTCAACGAAAGCAACTTGCTTGGTAATGGGGGTTTCAGCATGGTCTACAAAGGGATACTTAAAGATGGCACCGTTTTGGCAGCAAAGGTATTCAATGTGCAATTGGAGGGTGCATTCAAAAGTTTTGACATAGAATGTGAGATACCCCGGAACCTTCGCCACAGAAATCTAACCAAAGTCATCACCAGCTGCTCCAACCTTGATTTCAAAGCCTTAGTGTTGGAATACATGTTCAATGAGACACTTGATAAATGGTTATACTCTCACAATTTGTTCTTGAACTTATTGCAAAGATTAGATATAATGACAGATGTTGCATCTGCAATGGACTATCTGCACAATGGCTATTCAACAGCTGTGGTGCATTGTGACTTGAAGCCAAGCAATGTCTTGCTAGATCAAGAAACGCTTGGTCATGTCAGTGATTTTGGCATTGCGAAGTTGTTAGGTGAAGGGGAGGCTTTTGTTCAAACAAGGACAATTGCAACCATTGGATATATTGCTCCAG AGTATGGACAAGATGGAATAGTATCCACGAATTGTGACGTTTATAGTTTTGGTATCCTAATGATGGAGACGTTTACAAGGAAGAAACCAAGTGATGAAATATTTACTGAAAACTTGAGCATACAACGTTGGGTTAGTGATTCCTTCCCAAGTGAAATTCATAAAGTGGTGGATTCTAATTTGGTACAACCAGTTGATGAACAAATCGACGCGAAGATGCAATGTTTGTTATCTATCATGGAATTAGCTTTGAGCTGCACTTTAGTGACACCTGATGCAAGGATTAGCATGGAGGATGCTCTTTCAACACTTAAAAAGATTAGGCTCCGGCTTGTCAGTAGTCGGCACTAG